The following coding sequences lie in one Metallumcola ferriviriculae genomic window:
- a CDS encoding HlyD family efflux transporter periplasmic adaptor subunit: MKRGKRNQEQKRRRKFAWAVIFIVIAVFTLFHATEIVERYMIDLKPVQNGALEESIQVEALVFAEGENLPSPASGQVNYLVKDGMRIPVGTAVAEVQAAGFDVNGMSKVFTVKTPIAGVINLSTDISAVPANTKLINQMDLEKLMTLRTAGTRDNDRVSRGEVIARVVNNLRPVFLAIELTSGFYPTLKVGDSLAVKGTGLVQSAVIKRLENSNGRRLALLEAPAGVADGKTRLNVIVQGRKYTGIILPEAALVIKGGKTGVFQARDGNLQWVPVEVIGRLNEQVAVKGLQPNMRVASNAGKILQKK, from the coding sequence ATGAAAAGAGGAAAAAGAAACCAAGAACAAAAGCGCAGAAGAAAATTCGCTTGGGCAGTGATTTTTATTGTTATAGCGGTATTCACTCTGTTTCATGCCACAGAAATAGTTGAGCGTTATATGATTGACCTGAAACCCGTGCAAAATGGAGCGCTGGAAGAAAGTATTCAAGTGGAGGCACTGGTATTTGCCGAAGGAGAAAACCTTCCCAGCCCTGCATCGGGACAAGTTAATTACTTGGTCAAGGACGGGATGCGGATACCGGTTGGAACAGCAGTAGCTGAAGTACAGGCGGCAGGTTTTGATGTCAATGGTATGAGCAAAGTTTTTACAGTGAAAACGCCCATCGCTGGTGTTATAAACCTTTCTACCGATATATCCGCCGTCCCTGCAAACACCAAACTAATAAATCAGATGGACTTAGAAAAATTAATGACACTGCGTACTGCAGGAACAAGAGATAACGATAGAGTAAGCCGCGGTGAGGTAATTGCCAGGGTTGTAAATAACCTGCGCCCCGTGTTTTTGGCTATTGAATTAACATCGGGATTTTACCCAACACTAAAGGTAGGGGATAGTTTAGCCGTTAAAGGTACGGGCTTAGTGCAAAGTGCGGTGATAAAGCGCTTGGAAAATAGCAATGGGCGCCGACTTGCTCTGTTGGAAGCTCCTGCCGGTGTTGCTGACGGTAAAACTCGTTTGAATGTAATAGTTCAAGGAAGGAAATATACCGGTATCATTCTGCCGGAAGCGGCTTTAGTTATTAAGGGTGGCAAGACCGGCGTTTTTCAAGCAAGGGACGGAAACTTACAATGGGTCCCGGTAGAAGTGATTGGACGATTAAATGAACAGGTTGCAGTCAAAGGTCTTCAACCCAATATGCGCGTAGCTTCAAATGCGGGAAAAATCCTGCAGAAGAAATAG
- the nrdG gene encoding anaerobic ribonucleoside-triphosphate reductase activating protein, protein MRIRVAGVVRESVVDGPGIRLVIFSQGCPHGCPECHNPDTHDPNGGKVETVENLIKMVKAAPLIRGVTFSGGEPFYQAGALAELGEQLKNLGKGHDIFTYTGFLFEELVALSKINDDYRRLLAVSDFLVDGPYLKDQKDLGLPFRGSRNQRIIEVKHSLELGEAVLVS, encoded by the coding sequence ATGCGAATTAGAGTGGCCGGGGTTGTGCGGGAAAGTGTAGTGGATGGGCCTGGTATACGCCTGGTTATTTTTTCCCAAGGCTGCCCACATGGATGCCCTGAATGTCATAATCCCGATACCCATGACCCCAACGGGGGTAAGGTGGAGACGGTTGAAAACTTAATAAAAATGGTTAAAGCAGCACCGTTGATACGAGGAGTAACCTTTTCTGGTGGGGAGCCTTTTTATCAGGCAGGGGCATTGGCCGAACTGGGGGAACAACTAAAAAATTTAGGAAAAGGTCATGATATCTTTACTTATACTGGCTTTCTTTTTGAGGAATTGGTTGCTCTAAGTAAAATTAACGATGATTACCGACGGCTGCTGGCTGTAAGTGATTTTTTGGTGGACGGCCCTTACCTTAAAGACCAAAAAGATCTGGGTTTGCCCTTTCGTGGCTCAAGAAACCAACGGATAATTGAAGTTAAACATTCGTTAGAGTTAGGTGAAGCGGTACTTGTTTCGTGA
- the nrdD gene encoding anaerobic ribonucleoside-triphosphate reductase — protein sequence MFERVMKRDGRVVDFNEAKITNAIFSAAEAQGGEDRQTAMEITIEVLKHLKSSFNGDIFSVEDVQDAVEKILIEEGHARTAKAYILYRDKRTRIRDARTDLMDAVESILVETNRENANVSNSPSAKMLQIASAASKSYYLSRLIPEEFSRAHSTGDIHMHDLDFYGKTLTCVQIPLGELLSKGFNNGHGFIRPPKRAASATALAAIILQSSQNDMHGGQSFPFFDRDIAPFVADATDEEIYQAMEALIYNLNSMHSRAGAQVPFSSLNVGTDQTEAGRKVTRSLLLAYEKGLGHGENPIFPNIIFRLKKGINFEKGDPNFDLFQLAIRVAAKRMNPTFSFMDSSFNSTYGDQVSYMGCRTRVMSNKVGSEITEKRGNLSFTTINLPRLAIKAKGNLDKFYESLDKAIDLVARQLYHRYRIQANLKVKDMPFLMGQHLYLDSDKLKMEDRIEEAIKHGTLSIGFIGLAETLIGLIGEHHGQSNQAQELGLEIVAHMSQKVDAAADAYGLNYSLLATPAEGLSGRFVDIDREQFGIIEGITDKEYYTNSFHVPVSYAINMFDKVAKEGPYHKFTSAGHISYVELEAPPVHNPESIETIIRHMAANDMGYAGINFPIDFCLSCSHLGVIDQDECPVCGSQAIKRVRRITGYFSTVDRFNDAKRAELEDRVSHL from the coding sequence ATGTTTGAAAGGGTTATGAAAAGAGATGGCAGAGTGGTAGATTTTAATGAAGCGAAGATTACTAACGCCATCTTTTCCGCTGCTGAAGCACAAGGGGGCGAGGACCGGCAAACTGCTATGGAGATAACTATAGAGGTACTGAAGCATTTAAAATCTAGTTTTAACGGGGACATATTTTCGGTTGAGGATGTACAGGATGCTGTGGAGAAGATTTTAATTGAAGAGGGACATGCCCGTACCGCCAAAGCATATATACTATATCGGGACAAGCGTACCCGTATTCGTGATGCCAGAACAGATTTAATGGATGCAGTGGAATCCATCTTAGTGGAAACAAACCGTGAAAATGCCAATGTCAGCAATTCACCTTCGGCTAAGATGCTGCAGATTGCCAGTGCTGCCAGTAAATCTTATTATCTCTCTCGTTTAATACCGGAAGAGTTTTCACGTGCCCACAGTACGGGTGATATACATATGCATGACTTAGATTTTTATGGAAAGACCCTCACATGTGTCCAAATTCCCTTGGGGGAATTACTGAGCAAAGGGTTTAATAACGGCCATGGTTTTATCCGCCCTCCCAAAAGGGCTGCATCTGCAACAGCTTTGGCAGCCATAATACTTCAGAGCTCCCAGAATGATATGCACGGCGGACAATCTTTCCCCTTTTTCGATCGGGATATTGCACCTTTTGTAGCCGATGCAACGGATGAAGAGATCTATCAGGCCATGGAGGCATTAATATATAATTTAAACTCGATGCATAGCAGGGCGGGAGCCCAAGTGCCTTTTAGTAGTCTTAATGTTGGCACTGACCAAACTGAAGCAGGCAGAAAGGTAACCCGAAGCTTGCTGCTTGCTTATGAAAAAGGTCTTGGGCATGGGGAGAACCCAATATTTCCCAATATAATTTTTCGGTTAAAAAAGGGTATAAACTTTGAAAAGGGAGACCCCAACTTTGATTTGTTTCAATTAGCGATAAGGGTGGCGGCAAAACGGATGAATCCAACATTTAGCTTTATGGATTCTTCATTCAACAGTACTTATGGTGATCAAGTAAGCTATATGGGCTGTCGTACCCGGGTGATGTCCAACAAAGTGGGATCGGAAATAACGGAGAAAAGAGGAAATCTTTCCTTCACTACTATCAACCTGCCCAGACTGGCCATCAAAGCCAAAGGTAATTTAGACAAGTTTTACGAGAGTCTAGATAAAGCCATTGATCTGGTTGCACGTCAGCTTTATCATCGTTACCGCATCCAGGCAAATTTGAAGGTGAAAGATATGCCATTTTTAATGGGGCAGCACCTTTACCTGGATTCGGATAAATTAAAGATGGAGGACAGGATAGAAGAGGCTATCAAACACGGTACTCTTTCGATTGGCTTTATCGGCCTTGCGGAAACCTTGATCGGTCTCATTGGGGAACACCACGGTCAGTCCAATCAAGCCCAGGAACTGGGGTTGGAAATTGTTGCCCACATGAGTCAAAAGGTAGATGCTGCTGCTGATGCTTATGGCTTGAATTACAGCCTGCTGGCAACACCGGCAGAGGGTCTTTCAGGACGCTTTGTGGACATTGACCGGGAACAGTTTGGTATTATAGAGGGAATTACTGACAAAGAATACTATACTAACTCCTTCCATGTACCGGTATCTTATGCTATCAACATGTTTGATAAGGTGGCCAAGGAGGGACCTTATCATAAGTTCACCAGCGCGGGGCATATAAGCTATGTTGAGTTAGAGGCACCGCCGGTGCATAACCCTGAATCTATTGAGACCATCATCAGACATATGGCTGCCAATGATATGGGTTATGCGGGTATTAATTTCCCCATTGACTTTTGTCTTAGCTGCAGCCACTTGGGAGTAATTGACCAAGATGAGTGTCCGGTTTGCGGTTCCCAGGCAATCAAAAGGGTCAGGCGCATCACGGGTTATTTTAGCACGGTTGATAGATTTAATGATGCCAAACGAGCTGAACTTGAAGACCGCGTTTCTCATTTGTAG
- the spoIIR gene encoding stage II sporulation protein R: MGRRILLLLGIAALTSLLVLALQPENVTATHDQLVRFHVIANSDTEADQQLKRDVRDEILKRFGGLLSEAISVEQVQSLILNNLSEIESVAQQEVRRQGYSYSVEALLGEFDFPVKSYGSITLPAGRYQALRVVIGEGSGENWWCILFPPLCFVDISNSLAKDVSQDVLPAFTGGKNQKNIKVRFKVLELLKGNGQHRLSRKEVKTK; the protein is encoded by the coding sequence ATGGGACGGAGAATATTACTATTATTGGGGATAGCAGCTTTAACCAGCCTGCTGGTGTTGGCTTTACAGCCGGAAAATGTTACTGCAACTCATGACCAATTAGTCAGGTTTCACGTCATTGCCAACAGTGATACTGAGGCAGACCAGCAGTTAAAAAGGGATGTCCGGGATGAAATTTTGAAAAGATTTGGCGGTCTGTTATCAGAAGCAATAAGTGTGGAACAGGTCCAGTCCTTAATTCTGAATAACTTAAGTGAGATTGAGAGTGTGGCTCAGCAGGAAGTTAGGCGTCAAGGTTATTCTTACTCTGTTGAAGCACTATTAGGAGAATTTGATTTTCCTGTCAAATCTTACGGGTCCATTACTTTGCCAGCGGGACGATATCAAGCGCTAAGGGTAGTAATTGGTGAGGGTTCAGGGGAAAACTGGTGGTGTATTCTTTTTCCGCCCCTATGTTTTGTGGACATATCCAATAGTCTGGCTAAAGATGTTTCGCAGGATGTATTACCTGCCTTTACCGGAGGAAAAAATCAAAAGAATATTAAGGTCAGATTCAAAGTGCTGGAATTATTAAAAGGAAATGGGCAGCATCGTCTGAGCAGGAAAGAAGTGAAAACGAAATAG
- a CDS encoding sensor histidine kinase encodes MPDNLWTHNLALSDFLTGLVFFLMGFVILLQFFQYNKRSNLKLISTVWLLAVFGLLHGLAKWLNFFLTFIFFDITANSFHTWQTITVVITALSFIFLYLFGVELLVHTFKRFHYLRFTALIATFLWASIFLVSYHQENPVWLKQSTAWSYFLLAFPGAILVSLALITQIKDFTRLNIPKLSNAVYGATVSFTLYAVSTGAVFPRWQSFFMTAKTAMTIFPEPSPYMQLLRAVCGIGMAYFILKIMRTFNLEGSKKLELANISQAILEERDRISRDLHDGVIQSLYGVGLSLELIFNKTDPSNTEAAGQLKYILDKLDETTQSIRQYIQGLSPVEKHTFTLQEAVSALTRELSQQTNLQIQVNWAGGSEYQLTTSQVNHIFHIVQEALYNAAKHAKATTLKLDFSTDHKHLTISLFDNGVGLSHRKLTASQRGLRNIQERASLLGGNIALSSKNNQGTTLTIIVPWEGKQYAQNQATTG; translated from the coding sequence ATGCCTGATAACTTATGGACACACAATCTGGCCCTTTCTGATTTCCTCACCGGCTTAGTTTTCTTCCTGATGGGGTTTGTTATTTTGCTGCAATTCTTTCAATATAATAAGCGAAGCAACTTAAAGCTTATCAGTACTGTCTGGCTGCTAGCTGTCTTTGGCTTGCTGCACGGCTTGGCAAAATGGCTTAATTTCTTTTTAACCTTCATCTTTTTTGATATTACCGCCAACAGTTTTCATACATGGCAAACCATTACCGTCGTTATCACAGCTTTATCCTTTATATTCCTTTATTTATTTGGCGTTGAGCTTTTGGTGCATACCTTTAAACGTTTTCATTATCTTAGATTTACTGCGTTGATTGCCACCTTTCTATGGGCATCAATCTTTCTAGTTTCTTACCATCAGGAAAACCCAGTTTGGTTAAAGCAAAGTACCGCCTGGTCCTATTTCTTGTTAGCTTTTCCCGGGGCGATACTAGTCTCTTTAGCTTTAATAACCCAGATCAAAGATTTCACCAGGTTAAACATCCCGAAACTTTCCAATGCTGTCTACGGTGCCACTGTTTCTTTCACATTATACGCTGTCTCTACCGGAGCAGTTTTCCCCCGTTGGCAGAGTTTTTTCATGACAGCCAAGACCGCAATGACCATCTTTCCGGAGCCCAGCCCGTATATGCAGTTATTACGCGCAGTGTGCGGGATAGGCATGGCCTATTTCATCTTAAAAATTATGCGTACCTTTAATCTAGAGGGAAGTAAGAAGTTGGAGTTGGCAAATATCTCACAAGCTATTCTCGAAGAACGCGACCGTATCAGCAGGGATTTACACGATGGAGTCATTCAATCTCTTTATGGGGTAGGACTTAGTCTGGAGTTAATTTTTAACAAGACAGATCCGTCAAATACCGAGGCCGCCGGTCAATTAAAATATATATTAGATAAGCTGGATGAAACTACGCAATCAATTCGTCAATATATTCAAGGGCTAAGCCCGGTGGAAAAGCATACCTTCACTCTTCAGGAAGCAGTCAGTGCCTTGACCCGCGAATTATCCCAACAGACTAACCTGCAAATCCAGGTTAATTGGGCGGGAGGCAGCGAGTATCAACTAACTACTAGCCAAGTGAATCATATCTTTCACATTGTTCAAGAGGCATTATACAATGCAGCAAAACATGCTAAAGCCACTACCCTGAAGTTAGACTTTAGCACGGACCACAAGCATCTGACCATTTCACTCTTTGACAACGGGGTGGGCTTATCCCACCGAAAGCTCACGGCATCTCAACGGGGTCTGAGGAATATTCAGGAAAGAGCGTCCCTTTTAGGTGGAAATATAGCTTTATCCAGCAAAAATAATCAAGGTACCACTTTAACAATAATAGTTCCTTGGGAGGGTAAACAATATGCACAAAATCAGGCTACTACTGGTTGA
- the pgeF gene encoding peptidoglycan editing factor PgeF gives MLGHMLCETDGIQYIKYTGINNILTCFSCRTGGVSQPPYQSLNLGLHTGDDTYNVVRNREQLGRAVNMPLSKWVTAQQTHGSNLVDVGKCHAGQGSDDYSYALTDTDGMLTREVGLPLVTFYADCVPIFLLDETNGIVGVVHAGWKGTVLKIAAAAVNRMRQAYNCQLKNIRAIIGPSIGPCCYQVDQPVVKAFHRAFSEVDDIFKTEDEEHSLLNLWSANSKVLQEVGLSKDNIYITGLCTSCREELFFSYRRDKGKTGRMAAMIMRER, from the coding sequence TTGTTAGGGCACATGCTCTGTGAAACTGATGGTATTCAATACATAAAGTATACCGGCATAAATAATATTCTTACTTGCTTTTCTTGTCGTACCGGCGGAGTAAGCCAGCCGCCTTATCAGAGTTTGAATTTAGGTTTGCACACCGGTGACGATACCTATAATGTGGTGAGAAATAGAGAGCAACTTGGCCGGGCGGTTAATATGCCTCTTAGCAAATGGGTAACAGCCCAGCAAACTCATGGCAGCAATCTGGTGGACGTGGGAAAATGCCACGCCGGCCAAGGCAGTGATGACTACAGTTACGCGTTAACGGATACCGACGGTATGTTGACTCGGGAAGTTGGGCTACCCCTTGTTACATTTTATGCTGATTGTGTCCCAATCTTTCTGCTGGATGAGACTAATGGCATTGTGGGCGTAGTCCATGCGGGTTGGAAAGGTACGGTGCTAAAGATTGCCGCGGCGGCAGTCAATCGGATGCGGCAAGCATACAATTGCCAGTTAAAGAATATAAGAGCAATTATCGGACCCTCCATCGGACCGTGTTGTTATCAGGTTGACCAACCGGTGGTGAAAGCTTTTCATAGGGCATTTTCCGAAGTTGATGATATCTTTAAGACCGAGGACGAGGAGCATTCTCTGCTCAACTTGTGGTCTGCCAATAGCAAAGTTTTGCAGGAAGTTGGCCTATCAAAGGATAATATTTACATTACGGGATTATGTACTTCCTGCCGGGAAGAATTATTCTTTTCTTATCGACGGGATAAAGGAAAAACGGGACGCATGGCAGCTATGATCATGCGTGAAAGATAA
- the sigG gene encoding RNA polymerase sporulation sigma factor SigG, whose translation MMTNKVEICGVNTSKLPVLKNEEMRKLFRQMHQGEEKAREKLVNGNLRLVLSVIQRFTNRGEYVDDLFQVGCIGLLKAIDNFDLEQNVKFSTYAVPMIIGEIRRYLRDNNPIRVSRSLRDIAYKALQVRDSLVNKHSREPAISEIANVLKIPQEDIIFALDAIQEPISLFEPIYHDGGDPIFVMDQIGDDKHVDTSWLEDISVREALRRLNYREKLILTLRFFEGKTQMEVADEIGISQAQVSRLEKAALVHMQKYV comes from the coding sequence TTGATGACCAACAAGGTGGAAATATGCGGTGTTAATACTTCTAAGCTGCCCGTGTTGAAGAATGAAGAAATGCGCAAACTGTTTAGGCAGATGCATCAGGGGGAAGAAAAGGCTCGAGAGAAATTGGTTAACGGCAATCTGCGTCTGGTACTCAGTGTAATTCAGCGATTTACCAATAGAGGGGAATACGTGGACGATTTGTTTCAGGTGGGTTGTATCGGCCTTTTAAAGGCAATTGATAATTTTGATTTGGAACAAAACGTTAAATTCTCGACATATGCTGTTCCCATGATTATCGGCGAAATACGTCGCTACCTGCGGGATAATAATCCCATTCGCGTTAGCCGTTCTTTAAGAGACATTGCTTACAAAGCCTTACAGGTAAGGGATTCGCTGGTCAATAAGCATTCGCGGGAACCGGCCATATCAGAAATTGCCAATGTATTGAAAATTCCTCAGGAGGATATAATCTTTGCCCTAGATGCAATCCAAGAACCCATATCTTTGTTTGAGCCCATTTATCACGATGGTGGTGACCCCATTTTTGTGATGGACCAGATAGGCGATGATAAACATGTTGATACTAGTTGGCTGGAGGATATTTCCGTTAGGGAAGCTCTGCGCAGGTTAAACTATCGTGAGAAGTTAATTTTAACGCTGCGCTTTTTCGAAGGAAAAACTCAGATGGAGGTGGCTGATGAGATAGGCATATCTCAAGCCCAAGTCTCTCGCTTAGAAAAGGCGGCGTTAGTACATATGCAAAAGTATGTTTAA
- a CDS encoding cell division protein SepF produces the protein MGNKVLDKVLSFIGFEKDDVDDYYDSEPEEHTSDWQEMKRNRKANVVSLQSAQQPVKMVFLKPRTFDEVQDIANNLKNRRPVILNLESTDKEVAQRIVDFLSGSTYALGGSMQKLSAAIFLFMPQNIDISGHFDEETSEKNIFSFMNNFSG, from the coding sequence ATGGGTAATAAAGTACTTGACAAGGTTTTGTCCTTTATAGGTTTTGAGAAGGATGACGTGGATGACTACTATGACAGCGAACCGGAAGAACACACTTCGGATTGGCAGGAAATGAAGCGGAATCGTAAAGCTAATGTAGTGAGCTTACAAAGTGCTCAGCAGCCAGTGAAGATGGTGTTTCTTAAGCCGCGAACTTTTGACGAGGTGCAAGATATTGCTAATAATTTGAAAAACCGTAGGCCGGTAATATTGAATTTAGAAAGCACCGATAAAGAAGTGGCGCAGCGGATAGTAGATTTCCTTAGCGGTTCTACCTATGCATTGGGAGGGAGTATGCAAAAATTGTCAGCAGCTATATTCTTGTTTATGCCACAGAATATAGATATCAGTGGACATTTTGATGAAGAAACAAGTGAAAAGAATATTTTTTCATTTATGAATAATTTTTCTGGATAA
- a CDS encoding response regulator transcription factor, with product MHKIRLLLVDDHQVVRLGLKSLFEACVDMQVVGEASSVMEAIIKAAQINPDVIIMDVRLPDGTGVDACREIRQANPEAKVIMLTSFADDEALFGSIMAGAEGYVLKKIWSGQLVDAVRKVAGGESLLDPQVTARVLQQFKNMAANNDEANEETIAQLTKQEKKVLALLAEAKTNREIAHSLYLSEKTVRNYVSNIFRKLNLKNRAEAALFAKQMKD from the coding sequence ATGCACAAAATCAGGCTACTACTGGTTGACGACCATCAAGTAGTTCGTCTGGGATTGAAGTCTCTTTTCGAGGCCTGCGTAGATATGCAGGTTGTGGGTGAAGCAAGTTCAGTAATGGAGGCGATAATAAAGGCTGCGCAGATTAATCCCGATGTAATCATTATGGATGTGCGACTGCCGGATGGAACAGGAGTTGATGCGTGTAGAGAAATTCGTCAAGCTAACCCTGAAGCCAAAGTAATCATGCTTACATCTTTTGCCGATGACGAAGCATTGTTTGGCTCCATTATGGCGGGGGCTGAAGGGTATGTTCTTAAGAAGATTTGGAGCGGACAACTGGTAGATGCGGTGCGCAAAGTGGCAGGGGGGGAATCCTTATTGGACCCGCAAGTGACTGCCCGAGTACTGCAGCAGTTTAAAAATATGGCAGCAAATAACGATGAAGCAAATGAAGAAACAATTGCCCAACTGACTAAACAAGAAAAAAAGGTTTTAGCTCTTTTAGCGGAAGCCAAAACCAATCGTGAAATAGCCCATTCATTGTATTTAAGTGAAAAAACCGTACGCAATTACGTCAGCAATATCTTTCGTAAGTTAAATCTTAAAAATCGTGCTGAAGCGGCACTTTTCGCCAAGCAAATGAAGGATTAG
- a CDS encoding YggS family pyridoxal phosphate-dependent enzyme encodes MSSMEEALNGVKGNIAWAVTSSGRRSQDVELIAVTKTLPVETINEAVGLGMRHFGENKVQEIREKYERVSTPVSWHMIGHLQSNKVKYIIDKVCLIHSLDRMSLAKELEKRAAAQKLCISVLIQVNVAQEESKHGMAVEEVLPFIRRVQKFKQIHVRGLMTMAPHNDDAEAARPIFRRLSELKEEISQLELAGVDMDILSMGMSNDYMVAIEEGATMVRVGSAIFGSRTDT; translated from the coding sequence ATGTCATCAATGGAAGAAGCGTTAAATGGCGTAAAGGGAAATATTGCCTGGGCTGTGACCAGTTCAGGCCGCCGTTCTCAGGATGTAGAACTAATCGCCGTTACCAAGACACTGCCCGTGGAAACCATAAATGAGGCAGTTGGCTTAGGTATGAGGCATTTCGGAGAAAATAAGGTGCAGGAAATCAGGGAAAAATATGAACGGGTTTCCACGCCGGTATCATGGCACATGATAGGCCATCTGCAATCCAATAAGGTGAAGTACATAATTGACAAGGTCTGCTTAATACATTCTTTGGACAGGATGTCCTTGGCAAAGGAGTTGGAGAAAAGGGCTGCTGCGCAAAAATTATGCATTTCCGTGTTAATTCAAGTTAATGTAGCTCAAGAAGAGAGTAAACATGGAATGGCGGTTGAAGAAGTATTGCCTTTTATACGGCGGGTTCAGAAGTTTAAGCAGATACATGTGCGGGGCTTGATGACTATGGCTCCCCATAATGATGATGCCGAAGCAGCGCGCCCGATATTTCGACGCCTAAGCGAGCTCAAGGAAGAGATTTCCCAACTAGAACTTGCGGGTGTTGATATGGATATATTGTCAATGGGAATGAGTAACGATTACATGGTAGCTATAGAGGAAGGAGCTACCATGGTACGTGTTGGTAGTGCCATATTTGGCAGTCGTACAGATACATAA
- a CDS encoding YlmC/YmxH family sporulation protein — translation MVKISELRSRTVINVADGRSLGYIKDIELDLDAGRIKSLILPGENRFLSFLRRNEDIAIEWKHIFKVGVDVILVEMQNFVDPKHDREE, via the coding sequence ATGGTGAAAATTTCCGAATTACGCAGCCGCACAGTCATCAATGTGGCAGATGGTCGCAGTTTAGGTTATATCAAGGATATAGAATTAGATTTGGATGCGGGTAGAATAAAATCATTAATCTTGCCGGGGGAAAATCGGTTTCTATCGTTTTTGCGAAGAAATGAAGACATTGCTATTGAGTGGAAGCACATTTTTAAAGTTGGGGTGGATGTAATATTAGTAGAAATGCAAAATTTCGTAGACCCCAAACATGACCGGGAGGAATAA
- the sigE gene encoding RNA polymerase sporulation sigma factor SigE, with amino-acid sequence MIIKRKIILLVRRPESIHYVGSSEALPPPLSVDEEKILLEKLEKGDNAVKSILIERNLRLVVYIARKFENTGVGIEDLVSIGSIGLIKAVNTFDPQKKIKLATYASRCIENEILMHLRRNSKTRIEVSFDEPLNVDWDGNELLLSDVLGTENDIIYKEIEEEVDKKLLRSAIKKLNVREKRIMESRFGLSKGGTEKTQKEVADLLGISQSYISRLEKRIIKRLRKEISRME; translated from the coding sequence ATGATTATCAAGCGGAAAATAATTCTGCTGGTTAGAAGGCCTGAAAGTATTCATTATGTTGGCAGCAGTGAAGCTCTGCCACCGCCACTTTCCGTTGATGAGGAAAAAATTTTATTGGAGAAGCTGGAAAAAGGGGATAACGCGGTAAAAAGTATCTTAATCGAACGGAATCTTCGGTTGGTAGTCTACATTGCTCGGAAATTTGAAAACACCGGTGTGGGTATTGAGGATCTGGTATCCATTGGTTCTATTGGCTTAATTAAGGCGGTAAATACATTTGACCCTCAAAAGAAAATAAAATTAGCCACTTATGCAAGCCGCTGTATTGAAAACGAAATTCTAATGCATTTGCGACGGAATAGTAAAACTCGGATAGAAGTCTCGTTTGATGAGCCTTTGAATGTTGATTGGGACGGAAATGAATTACTACTTTCCGATGTGTTAGGAACAGAGAACGATATTATTTACAAAGAAATTGAAGAGGAAGTAGATAAGAAGTTACTGCGAAGCGCGATTAAGAAACTAAATGTTCGCGAAAAAAGGATTATGGAGTCCCGCTTTGGTCTAAGTAAAGGGGGAACAGAAAAAACCCAAAAAGAAGTTGCTGACCTTTTGGGGATATCTCAGTCCTACATTTCCCGTCTGGAGAAAAGAATCATTAAGCGTTTACGTAAAGAAATTAGTAGAATGGAATAA
- the nrdR gene encoding transcriptional regulator NrdR: MQCPFCGFADSKVVDSRPAEEGCAIRRRRECLECERRFTTYERVEAVPLVVVKKDGRREMFDRSKLLGGIIKACEKRAIPTKQLEKAVDEIDRELLNSMEREVSSEVVGELVMDRLKQLDEVAYVRFASVYRQFKDLNTFRQELEALLKNDK, encoded by the coding sequence ATGCAGTGTCCTTTTTGTGGTTTTGCAGACTCTAAAGTTGTTGACTCTCGTCCAGCTGAAGAGGGATGTGCCATACGCAGACGCAGGGAATGCCTGGAATGTGAGAGACGTTTTACTACCTACGAACGGGTGGAAGCGGTTCCGTTGGTTGTGGTAAAAAAGGACGGGCGCAGAGAAATGTTTGACCGGAGTAAACTTCTGGGGGGAATTATAAAGGCTTGCGAAAAGCGGGCCATTCCAACCAAACAGTTGGAAAAGGCAGTAGACGAAATCGATCGGGAGTTGCTTAATTCCATGGAGCGAGAAGTATCCAGCGAAGTTGTGGGTGAATTAGTAATGGACAGACTTAAGCAATTGGATGAAGTTGCCTATGTGCGATTTGCTTCGGTTTATCGGCAGTTTAAAGATTTAAATACGTTTAGGCAGGAATTGGAAGCTTTATTAAAAAACGATAAATAA